From a region of the Rhodococcus sp. 4CII genome:
- a CDS encoding mannitol dehydrogenase family protein, which produces MQLSAHALQQLDDTVQVPNYDRRDITVGVVHFGVGGFHRAHQAMYVDRLLRRGEAREWGICGVGVLPGDRRMKDVLDAQDGLYTLALRHSDGTWDVSVIGSIVDYLFAPDDPEAVIEKIAAETTKIVSLTITEGGYNFTHDTGEFDAENPDVVHDLADGAAPRTTFGLVVEALARRRARGLPSPTVMSCDNIQGNGDVARRMFLAYAELKDPDLAEWMRAETSFPNSMVDRITPVTTPEVTDALSSRFGIDDRWPVAAEPFTSWVLEDAFPLGRPAFEEVGVQVVDDVAPYELMKLRLLNASHQGLCYFGYLSGYRLVHDVAQDPLFADFLLAYMDDEATPTLRPVPGVDLDDYKRTLIERFSNPEIRDTVARLCAESSDRIPKWLLPVIRENLIADRPIRLSAAIVASWARYAEGVDEDGEPIDVVDQLKDSLVPIARSQHENRTAFIENRSVFGDLAENPRFVTAYLWALDSLHGVGARKTLEALREKVQS; this is translated from the coding sequence ATGCAACTGAGCGCGCACGCACTGCAGCAGTTGGACGACACCGTGCAGGTGCCGAATTACGATCGACGCGACATCACCGTCGGGGTAGTGCATTTCGGTGTAGGCGGCTTCCACCGCGCGCATCAGGCGATGTACGTCGACCGGCTGCTGCGACGCGGGGAGGCCCGAGAATGGGGGATCTGCGGTGTCGGGGTGCTGCCCGGGGACCGGCGCATGAAGGACGTCCTGGACGCGCAGGACGGCTTGTATACCCTTGCGCTGCGGCATTCCGACGGCACCTGGGACGTCAGCGTCATCGGGTCGATCGTCGACTATCTCTTCGCCCCCGACGACCCCGAAGCGGTCATCGAGAAGATCGCCGCGGAGACCACGAAGATCGTCTCGCTGACGATCACTGAGGGCGGCTACAACTTCACCCACGACACGGGCGAGTTCGACGCCGAGAACCCGGACGTCGTGCACGATCTCGCCGACGGCGCCGCTCCGCGGACCACGTTCGGACTCGTCGTCGAGGCACTGGCCCGGCGCCGGGCACGCGGGTTGCCGTCGCCGACCGTCATGTCCTGCGACAACATTCAGGGCAACGGCGACGTGGCGCGACGGATGTTCCTGGCGTACGCGGAGTTGAAGGACCCGGACCTCGCCGAGTGGATGCGCGCCGAGACGTCGTTCCCCAACTCGATGGTCGACCGCATCACTCCCGTCACCACACCCGAGGTGACGGACGCGCTGTCGTCGCGGTTCGGCATCGACGACCGGTGGCCGGTCGCCGCCGAACCGTTCACCTCGTGGGTGCTCGAGGATGCCTTCCCGCTCGGCCGTCCGGCGTTCGAGGAGGTGGGCGTGCAGGTGGTCGACGACGTCGCACCGTACGAGCTGATGAAACTGCGCCTGCTCAACGCGAGCCACCAGGGCCTCTGCTACTTCGGCTACCTGTCGGGATACCGTCTCGTGCACGACGTCGCGCAGGACCCACTGTTCGCCGACTTCCTGCTGGCGTATATGGACGACGAGGCCACCCCCACGTTGCGGCCGGTGCCGGGCGTCGACCTCGACGACTACAAGCGCACCCTCATCGAACGCTTCTCCAACCCCGAGATCCGCGATACCGTCGCCCGCCTGTGCGCCGAATCGTCCGACCGCATCCCGAAATGGCTGCTGCCGGTGATCCGCGAGAACCTGATCGCCGACCGGCCCATCCGGCTGTCGGCCGCGATCGTGGCCAGCTGGGCCCGGTATGCCGAGGGAGTCGACGAGGACGGCGAGCCCATCGACGTCGTCGACCAGTTGAAGGATTCGCTCGTGCCGATCGCACGCAGCCAGCACGAGAACCGCACCGCGTTCATCGAGAACCGATCGGTCTTCGGTGATCTGGCCGAGAACCCCCGCTTCGTCACCGCGTATCTCTGGGCGCTCGACTCGCTGCACGGCGTCGGCGCACGGAAGACACTCGAGGCTC
- a CDS encoding NAD(P)-dependent alcohol dehydrogenase produces the protein MRASVLVEPGAIEIRERPVPTPGPGDVLIRVASVGVCGSDTHYYREGRIGDFVVDQPIVLGHEASGTVVGVGPGIDAQRIGQRVSIEPQRPDPDSDESRRGLYNLCPHMQFYATPPIDGALAEYVTIGSAFAHPIPDEMSEDAAALCEPLSVAIATTRKAGVTAGSRVLIAGAGPIGIATVQTALAFGATEVFVSDLDPRRRDVATKFGATAVLDPREQDVAGLHVDAFVDASGAPAAVLAGIRAVRPAGSVVLVGMGAAEMTLPVQTIQNRELLLTGVFRYANTWPTAIALARSGRVDLDAMVTGRFPLSEAEHALNADRTPGSLKAVVRVQE, from the coding sequence ATGCGCGCCAGCGTGCTCGTCGAACCGGGCGCGATCGAGATCCGGGAACGCCCCGTGCCCACCCCCGGGCCCGGGGACGTTCTGATCCGGGTGGCGTCGGTGGGCGTCTGCGGATCGGACACGCACTACTACCGCGAGGGCCGGATCGGGGACTTCGTGGTCGATCAGCCGATCGTGCTGGGCCACGAGGCGTCGGGCACCGTCGTCGGCGTCGGCCCCGGAATCGATGCGCAGCGGATCGGGCAGCGCGTCTCCATCGAACCGCAGCGGCCCGACCCGGACTCCGACGAATCGCGTCGCGGCCTCTACAACCTGTGCCCGCACATGCAGTTCTATGCCACCCCGCCGATCGACGGGGCGCTCGCCGAGTACGTGACCATCGGCTCGGCGTTCGCCCACCCGATTCCGGACGAGATGTCCGAGGACGCGGCCGCGCTGTGCGAACCGCTGTCCGTCGCGATAGCCACCACCCGCAAGGCCGGCGTGACGGCCGGTTCCCGCGTCCTGATCGCCGGCGCGGGACCGATCGGGATCGCGACGGTGCAGACCGCGCTCGCGTTCGGTGCCACCGAGGTCTTCGTTTCGGATCTCGATCCGCGGCGGCGCGACGTCGCAACGAAATTCGGGGCCACCGCGGTGCTCGACCCGCGTGAGCAGGACGTCGCGGGACTTCACGTGGACGCGTTCGTCGACGCGTCCGGCGCTCCCGCCGCCGTCCTGGCCGGGATCCGGGCCGTCCGGCCCGCGGGATCCGTGGTGCTCGTGGGCATGGGCGCCGCCGAGATGACCCTGCCCGTCCAGACCATCCAGAACCGAGAGTTGTTGCTGACCGGGGTGTTCCGCTACGCCAACACCTGGCCGACGGCCATCGCGCTCGCACGGTCGGGGCGGGTCGACCTCGATGCGATGGTCACCGGAAGATTTCCGCTCTCCGAGGCGGAGCACGCACTGAACGCAGACCGGACGCCGGGCAGCCTCAAGGCCGTCGTGCGCGTCCAGGAATGA
- a CDS encoding sugar-binding transcriptional regulator has product MTSPNPTAPTPSLIAAPPPSTTEDLRLALRAATLYYLDGMTQAEVATRLGVSRPTAGRLVARARAQGLVRIEVQAPAHLRDALRSDEERALEEKYGLVEAVVVADSVDAAGSIDDHNSFAGVGRAAASLLVRRIREGDTLGFTWGPETVAVAQGLPSGAATCASVVQLDGSVSAINYQTGTEYVLGRCAEQLQANTVRLPVPLYADASTVVSMRGDSVISKALEAGRTAEMMMFGTGAVSTSTTLFEGSFIDTDMLSVLTGLGAVGEVGGRFYRLDGTEVAGPLDERAMSVPLDDIRACEGSILVTGGVAKHHAALGALHGGLAKMLVCDIECARWLLDQ; this is encoded by the coding sequence GTGACGTCCCCCAATCCGACGGCCCCGACGCCGTCCCTCATCGCGGCGCCACCGCCGTCCACCACGGAGGATCTGCGCCTGGCGTTGCGCGCGGCAACGCTGTATTACCTGGACGGAATGACTCAGGCCGAGGTCGCCACGCGCCTCGGTGTCTCCCGCCCGACGGCGGGCAGGCTGGTGGCCCGCGCCCGCGCCCAGGGCCTGGTGCGCATCGAGGTGCAGGCCCCCGCGCATTTGCGCGACGCGCTGCGCTCGGACGAGGAGCGTGCGCTCGAGGAGAAGTACGGACTCGTCGAGGCGGTGGTGGTCGCCGACTCCGTCGACGCCGCGGGATCGATCGACGACCACAACAGCTTCGCCGGGGTCGGACGTGCCGCCGCGTCCCTGCTGGTCCGCCGGATCCGTGAGGGCGACACCCTCGGCTTCACATGGGGGCCCGAAACGGTCGCCGTCGCGCAGGGGTTGCCGTCCGGGGCAGCCACGTGCGCGTCCGTCGTGCAACTCGACGGCTCGGTGAGTGCCATCAACTACCAGACCGGAACCGAGTACGTCCTCGGGAGATGCGCAGAACAACTGCAGGCCAACACTGTTCGTCTCCCCGTTCCGCTGTACGCCGACGCGTCGACCGTGGTATCCATGCGGGGCGACTCGGTCATCTCGAAGGCCCTCGAGGCCGGCCGCACCGCGGAGATGATGATGTTCGGCACGGGCGCCGTCTCCACGTCGACCACCCTGTTCGAGGGCAGCTTCATCGACACGGACATGCTGTCCGTGCTCACCGGCCTCGGCGCGGTTGGCGAGGTCGGTGGCCGCTTCTATCGGCTCGACGGCACCGAGGTCGCCGGCCCGCTCGATGAACGGGCCATGTCCGTTCCGCTCGACGACATCCGCGCGTGCGAGGGATCGATCCTCGTCACGGGTGGCGTCGCCAAACACCACGCGGCACTGGGTGCCCTCCACGGCGGACTGGCCAAGATGCTGGTCTGCGACATCGAATGCGCGCGTTGGCTGCTCGATCAGTAG